From a single Nothobranchius furzeri strain GRZ-AD chromosome 7, NfurGRZ-RIMD1, whole genome shotgun sequence genomic region:
- the gpr12 gene encoding G-protein coupled receptor 12 — translation MSEEPPVSPSWLSPDTTEWVTGGEGAIDNSTGMGTFPGEGYLPPSQLPLLVNPWDIVLCSSGTLIACENALVVLVIWQNPALRAPMFLLIGSLALADLLAGLGLVLHFTCAYLLQSDSAQLLTVGLVVASFSASVFSLLAITIDRYLSLYYALTYNSERTAAFTYTMLVLLWGLSLCLGLLPVTGVNCLAEEATCSVVRPLTKNNIAVLSVSFLLLFGLMLQLYVQICKIVMRHAHQIALQHHFLAASPHYVTTRKGVSTLAIILGTFAACWMPFTVYSLIADYTYPPLYTYATLVPATYNSVINPVIYAFRNQEIQKALWLVCCGCVPASVAHRARTPSDV, via the coding sequence ATGAGTGAAGAGCCACCGGTCTCCCCCAGCTGGCTGAGCCCCGACACCACAGAGTGGGTCACTGGAGGCGAGGGGGCCATTGACAACAGCACCGGCATGGGGACGTTTCCAGGGGAAGGCTACCTCCCGCCCAGCCAGCTGCCACTTCTGGTCAACCCCTGGGACATTGTTCTGTGTTCGTCGGGTACTCTGATAGCCTGTGAGAATGCACTGGTGGTTCTGGTAATCTGGCAGAACCCCGCGCTCAGAGCACCCATgttcctgctgatcggcagcttggCGCTGGCCGACCTCCTGGCCGGTCTGGGCCTCGTACTTCACTTCACCTGTGCCTACTTGCTTCAATCCGACTCGGCCCAGTTGCTCACCGTGGGCTTGGTGGTGGCGTCTTTCTCAGCCTCCGTCTTCAGCTTGTTGGCCATCACTATTGACCGCTACCTGTCGCTGTACTACGCCCTCACCTACAACTCGGAGCGAACGGCAGCCTTTACCTACACCATGTTGGTGCTGTTGTGGGGGCTCTCTTTGTGTCTCGGCCTGCTGCCGGTCACAGGGGTCAACTGCCTGGCAGAGGAGGCCACATGCAGCGTGGTGAGGCCTTTGACCAAGAACAACATCGCCGTGTTGTCTGTTTCATTCCTGCTGCTCTTTGGCCTCATGCTGCAACTCTACGTCCAGATCTGCAAGATTGTGATGCGCCACGCTCACCAGATTGCCCTCCAGCACCACTTCCTGGCCGCCTCGCCCCACTACGTCACCACACGTAAGGGTGTGTCCACGCTGGCCATCATTCTGGGTACCTTTGCTGCCTGCTGGATGCCTTTCACCGTCTACTCCCTCATCGCTGACTACACCTACCCTCCGCTCTACACGTACGCCACGCTGGTGCCTGCCACCTACAACTCCGTCATAAACCCTGTCATCTACGCCTTCAGGAACCAGGAGATCCAGAAGGCGCTGTGGCTAGTGTGCTGTGGCTGCGTGCCCGCCAGTGTGGCCCATCGGGCGCGGACACCCAGCGACGTTTGA
- the usp12a gene encoding ubiquitin carboxyl-terminal hydrolase 12A translates to MEILMTVSKFASFCTMGANASALEKEIGSEQFPVNEHYFGLVNFGNTCYCNSVLQALYFCRPFREKILAYRSQPRRKENLLTCLADLFHSIANQKRKVGVIPPKKFITRLRKENELFDNYMQQDAHEFLNYLLNTIADLLQEERKQEKTNGRLANGTLDSQNNNSNATPAPTWVHEIFQGTLTNETRCLTCETISSKDEDFLDLSVDVEQNTSITHCLRGFSNTETLCSEYKYYCEECRSKQEAHKRMRVKKLPMILALHLKRFKYMEQLQRYTKLSYRVVFPLELRLFNTSGDATNPERLYDLVAVVVHCGSGPNRGHYIAIVKSHDFWLLFDDDIVEKIDAQAIEEFYGLTSEISKNSESGYILFYQSRD, encoded by the exons ATGGAAATCCTAATGACAGTCTCCAAATTTGCCTCTTTTTGTACCATG GGCGCCAATGCCTCTGCTCTGGAGAAAGAGATTGGATCTGAGCAGTTTCCGGTTAACGAACACTACTTTGGCCTGGTCAAT TTTGGGAACACCTGCTACTGCAACTCAGTGCTACAGGCTCTGTACTTCTGCCGGCCGTTCCGGGAGAAGATCCTGGCGTACCGCAGCCAGCCGCGGCGAAAGGAGAACCTGCTCACCTGCCTGGCCGACCTTTTCCACAGCATCGCCAACCAGAAAAGGAAAGTGGGCGTCATACCACCCAAGAAGTTCATCACACGGCTGCGCAAGGAGAACG AGCTGTTTGACAACTACATGCAGCAGGATGCCCACGAGTTCTTGAACTACCTGCTCAACACCATCGCTGATCTGCTTCAGGAAGAGAGGAAGCAGGAGAAAACCAACGGCCGCCTTGCCAACGGCACGTTGGACTCCCAGAACAACAACAGCAACGCCACGCCGGCTCCCACCTGGGTCCACGAGATCTTCCAAGGCACTCTGACCAACGAGACGCGCTGTCTCACCTGTGAAACG ATTAGCAGCAAAGATGAAGACTTTCTGGACCTTTCTGTGGACGTGGAACAGAATACCTCCATCACACACTGCCTCCG AGGTTTCAGTAACACGGAGACGCTGTGCAGCGAGTACAAATACTACTGTGAGGAATGTAGAAGCAAGCAGGAGGCACACAAGAG GATGCGAGTAAAAAAGCTGCCGATGATCCTGGCTCTGCACCTGAAGCGCTTTAAGTACATGGAGCAGCTGCAGCGATACACCAAGCTGTCTTATCGCGTCGTCTTCCCCCTGGAGCTCCGCCTCTTCAACACCTCCGGGGACGCCACCAATCCTGAGAGGTTATACGACCTGGTCGCTGTGGTGGTGCATTGTGGGAG TGGTCCAAACAGGGGTCATTATATCGCCATCGTGAAAAGTCACGACTTCTGGTTACTCTTTGATGATGACATCGTGGAG AAAATTGACGCTCAGGCCATAGAGGAATTTTATGGCCTCACTTCCGAAATCTCCAAAAACTCCGAGTCGGGCTACATCCTGTTTTACCAGTCCAGAGACTAA
- the rpl21 gene encoding large ribosomal subunit protein eL21: MTNTRGKRRGTRYMFSRPFRKHGPVPLSTYMRIYKKGDIVDIKGTGTIQKGMPHKCYHGKTGRVYNVTQHAVGIIVNKQVKGKILAKRINVRIEHIKHSKSRDSFLQRVKENERKKLEAKQKGTWVELKRQPAPPREAHFVSTKKNEPQLLEPIPYEFMA, from the exons ATGACGAACACCAGAGGCAAAAGGAGGGGGACGAGGTACATGTTCAGCAGGCCGTTCCGCAAGCATG GCCCTGTCCCTCTGTCAACATACATGCGCATCTACAAGAAAGGAGACATCGTAGACATCAAG GGCACAGGTACCATTCAAAAAGGTATGCCTCACAAATGCTACCATGGCAAGACGGGTCGAGTCTACAATGTGACCCAACATGCTGTTGGCATCATTGTCAACAAGCAGGTCAA AGGCAAGATCTTGGCCAAAAGGATTAACGTGCGCATCGAGCACATCAAACACTCGAAGAGCAGGGACAGCTTCCTGCAGCGCGTCAAAGAGAATGAGCGCAAAAAGCTGGAGGCCAAGCAGAAAGGCACCTGGGTGGAGCTGAAACGTCAG CCTGCTCCTCCTCGTGAGGCACACTTTGTCAGCACCAAGAAGAACGAGCCACAGCTTCTGGAGCCCATCCCGTACGAGTTCATGGCATAA